Proteins encoded by one window of Astatotilapia calliptera chromosome 13, fAstCal1.2, whole genome shotgun sequence:
- the LOC113035186 gene encoding transmembrane protein 229B-like has protein sequence METSKLNVRRMRGNDQGIVENDSPAEPHGSSSVRPVSALVRLYVYALHGCLCEVAFTAVWDWCSTQDRRLAGHSSLWALPMYATAIYLMERLRALMLAQNHPLTVRLVLYTVFIYLWEFSWGVGLSLLGACPWDYSGHRYNLRGLITLDYALPWAVAAYIAEQHVIRHTLRIRLHN, from the exons ATGGAGACGAGTAAACTCAATGTGAGGCGAATGCGAGGTAACGATCAAG GGATTGTTGAAAATGACTCCCCAGCAGAACCACATGGCAGCAGCTCTGTTCGACCTGTTTCTGCTCTTGTTCGTCTCTACGTGTATGCGCTGCATGGCTGCCTCTGCGAGGTGGCCTTCACTGCTGTGTGGGACTGGTGCAGCACCCAGGACAGGAGGCTGGCAGGCCACAGCAGTCTGTGGGCGCTGCCCATGTATGCCACAGCAATCTATCTCATGGAGAGGCTGAGGGCCCTGATGCTCGCTCAGAATCACCCACTGACTGTGCGGCTCGTGCTCTACACTGTTTTCATCTACCTGTGGGAGTTCAGCTGGGGTGTGGGGCTTAGTTTGTTGGGAGCCTGTCCATGGGACTACTCAGGCCATAGGTACAACCTGAGAGGACTGATAACTCTGGACTATGCACTTCCCTGGGCTGTGGCTGCATATATAGCAGAACAGCATGTGATCAGGCACACTTTAAGAATAAGACTGCATAACTGA
- the hcar1-3 gene encoding hydroxycarboxylic acid receptor 2 translates to MKAVNNSSLHCSGHMKNNKENMFMEIGLIIEILGLPGTIVSLWIFCCCMKSWKPHTLFLFNLVLADFLVLINVPFRIDTHLRGKWVFGWVWCRISLFMLTVNRSASIGFMTAVALDRYFKVVHPHHCISQMTSAKAGWLAGLIWAAVVVRGIPLLTANLFHQASGKCRSFNSYEEDPVPIKLHYIAFVAEFLLPWFLLLFCSAKIVCRLRQRRVGRKLKGRKAIRAVMVIILVFTLCFMPSVITGLAAAYIKGNHPHDCESYTNVTQVFMICIVLTYLNSALDPIVYAFSSSMFRDALKTSICFKKIFRPVSTRVPNS, encoded by the coding sequence ATGAAGGCAGTAAATAATTCTTCACTGCACTGCAGCGGgcacatgaaaaataataaagaaaatatgttCATGGAAATAGGCTTGATAATTGAGATACTGGGCCTGCCGGGAACAATAGTATCTTTGTGGATTTTCTGCTGTTGCATGAAGTCATGGAAACCTCACACCCTCTTCCTCTTCAATCTGGTTCTTGCTGACTTCTTGGTCCTCATCAACGTGCCTTTCCGCATCGACACCCACCTGCGAGGGAAGTGGGTGTTTGGATGGGTCTGGTGCAGAATCAGCCTTTTCATGCTGACTGTCAATCGCTCTGCTAGTATTGGATTCATGACAGCGGTGGCACTTGATCGCTACTTTAAGGTGGTCCACCCACATCACTGCATCAGCCAAATGACTTCAGCAAAGGCGGGCTGGCTCGCGGGCTTGATCTGGGCTGCTGTGGTGGTCCGCGGGATTCCGCTGCTGACCGCTAACCTTTTCCACCAGGCGAGTGGCAAGTGCCGTAGCTTCAACTCCTATGAAGAAGACCCTGTGCCGATTAAGCTGCATTACATTGCCTTTGTTGCAGAGTTCCTCCTGCCCTGGTTCTTGCTGCTCTTCTGCTCAGCAAAGATAGTCTGCCGGCTTCGCCAACGGCGAGTAGGCAGGAAGCTGAAGGGACGGAAGGCCATCAGAGCGGTCATGGTGATCATTCTGGTGTTTACCTTGTGCTTCATGCCAAGCGTCATCACAGGCCTAGCGGCGGCCTACATCAAGGGAAACCACCCCCATGACTGCGAGTCCTACACTAATGTAACCCAGGTTTTCATGATATGCATCGTGTTAACCTACCTCAACAGCGCTTTGGACCCCATCGTCTACGCTTTCTCCAGCTCCATGTTTCGTGATGCCCTCAAGACCTCCATCTGCTTCAAGAAGATCTTCAGACCGGTTAGCACGAGAGTCCCCAACAGCTGA